A portion of the Fulvia fulva chromosome 1, complete sequence genome contains these proteins:
- a CDS encoding Serine/threonine-protein kinase mph1 — translation MAAVAHPTRPHIRRNSPLSTYHPSHGFQDAPLKSYGVGDDSDSDDEPPPAIKFSKVTQALLADGGLPSSPAKHEYASDAPRFNRSTSAGTAGLDTPSRAPGIRIIRRSSPNAPSSAGQNERGHTPPRIVHLPSKSHSAAKRSISISGPYPQTRVRTRHPTPETSSNAQMVTPGQPRAVRVVTRSRANSNASHDGDGSHLVNSVSRPASRNDAGAVPGSNDRRPPLSRSGSQQQLPETVSRYGSSTIARSRNGSAEAAPPGSHRVKRAQIGTGTFLKSGPIRRAPRRRDSEEHVSANEDAPNAGSSQPSASSYTPGSSQPEGGRSRSGSGNTRATSVEPEPVSVHDFARQNAAAYSRPPSRQAESHLSRSQVGYDSRPASRQTSREHLRTRQPSVEQYQSRRQNSVQPEDVHVEQRQRQASVEPSYSRPVHEQKPPPRVQNMGRAAYRYVPSNRAGPQEDQENLPPPTFKRNRDQDFKYLGKTSMNVLSDDEKPKPRMVDETPVPVPQQEQRKVLGAISGNTPHRPAPAAPPKMSVLDAATTTAGAGTTKSRKKRMHMVVNGKIFTQMGKIGKGGSSDVYQVMAENYKTFALKRVKLDDCDESAVRGYKGEIDLLKSLAEVDRVVRLFDFELNNDKQELLVLMEKGESDLNRLLTLRLNGVEAKFDSAFTRFYWKEMLECVQAVHEHDIVHSDLKPANFLLVQGRLKLIDFGIANAIDTDNTCNVHRDSHVGTPNYMSPESITDTNAGSGKDEAGRPLKKDMRIGKSSDVWSLGCILYQMTYGRPPFAHIPNPIPRIMAICNPKIEIEYPEFGVGGVKVAASLKLTLRRCLNRNPEKRATIESLLSDSDPYMNPEGSADQILMTEDLLGQILNKVLDRCRDPKRGIPPPEEAQQYPKSFFDRIRAMQEGL, via the coding sequence ATGGCTGCTGTTGCCCACCCGACCCGGCCGCATATACGACGGAACTCTCCATTGTCAACATATCACCCATCACATGGCTTTCAGGATGCGCCATTGAAGAGCTATGGTGTGGGCGACGACAGCGATTCAGACGACGAGCCGCCGCCGGCGATCAAGTTCTCCAAGGTCACTCAGGCATTGTTGGCGGATGGGGGTTTGCCTTCGTCGCCAGCCAAACATGAATACGCAAGCGATGCACCTCGCTTCAATCGATCTACGAGCGCCGGGACTGCTGGACTGGATACACCTAGTAGGGCACCAGGAATCAGAATCATCCGGAGAAGCTCTCCAAATGCACCGTCAAGTGCTGGGCAGAACGAACGAGGGCATACTCCACCCCGTATTGTACATCTCCCATCGAAGAGCCATAGCGCCGCGAAACGATCCATCAGCATATCAGGACCGTACCCGCAGACGCGCGTTAGGACGAGGCATCCTACGCCCGAAACGAGCAGCAATGCGCAGATGGTGACACCAGGTCAGCCTCGAGCCGTCCGTGTTGTCACGCGTTCTCGCGCCAACAGTAATGCATCACACGACGGTGATGGTTCGCACTTGGTCAATTCTGTGAGCAGGCCTGCATCACGAAATGATGCCGGTGCTGTGCCAGGCAGTAATGACAGAAGGCCTCCACTTAGTCGGAGTGGTTCACAACAGCAATTACCAGAGACAGTATCACGATACGGCAGCTCTACTATTGCACGGTCTCGCAACGGATCAGCTGAAGCGGCGCCGCCCGGGTCTCACAGAGTCAAGCGAGCTCAAATTGGCACCGGCACATTCTTGAAGAGTGGTCCCATCAGGCGCGCTCCACGGCGTCGAGACAGCGAAGAGCATGTCTCTGCGAATGAGGATGCACCGAACGCTGGGTCTAGCCAACCGAGTGCTTCCAGCTACACGCCAGGATCATCACAGCCTGAAGGAGGGCGAAGCAGGAGTGGCAGTGGTAATACACGAGCCACCTCAGTCGAGCCCGAACCGGTATCAGTGCACGATTTTGCTCGTCAGAACGCTGCTGCATATTCGAGACCACCTTCACGACAAGCTGAGTCTCATCTTTCGAGAAGTCAAGTGGGTTACGACTCACGACCAGCTTCACGACAGACCAGTCGGGAGCATCTAAGGACTCGGCAGCCAAGTGTGGAACAGTATCAAAGTCGCAGACAAAACAGTGTGCAGCCAGAGGATGTGCACGTCGAGCAGCGGCAAAGACAGGCCAGTGTAGAGCCAAGCTACTCGCGTCCTGTTCATGAGCAGAAGCCACCGCCACGAGTACAAAATATGGGTCGCGCAGCGTATCGATACGTACCATCAAACAGGGCGGGTCCTCAAGAGGACCAGGAAAACTTGCCGCCGCCGACTTTCAAGCGCAACCGCGATCAGGACTTCAAGTATCTCGGAAAGACATCGATGAACGTGTTGTCTGATGATGAAAAGCCAAAGCCAAGGATGGTCGACGAGACACCGGTTCCCGTGCCTCAGCAAGAACAGCGAAAGGTGCTGGGAGCCATCAGTGGCAACACACCACACCGACCTGCACCTGCTGCACCGCCAAAGATGAGCGTGCTGGATGCCGCAACTACCACTGCAGGAGCGGGCACGACTAAGTCACGTAAGAAGCGAATGCACATGGTCGTCAATGGCAAGATCTTCACTCAGATGGGCAAGATTGGTAAGGGAGGGTCAAGTGATGTTTACCAGGTCATGGCGGAAAACTATAAGACGTTTGCCTTGAAACGGGTGAAGCTCGACGACTGCGATGAAAGTGCCGTTCGCGGGTACAAGGGCGAGATTGATCTGCTCAAGTCGCTGGCTGAGGTTGATCGTGTCGTGCGCCTATTCGACTTCGAGCTCAACAACGATAAGCAAGAATTGTTAGTCTTGATGGAGAAAGGCGAGTCGGATCTGAATAGACTTCTCACCCTTCGCCTGAACGGTGTGGAAGCCAAGTTCGACAGCGCCTTCACCCGCTTCTACTGGAAAGAGATGCTGGAGTGTGTGCAAGCTGTCCATGAGCATGACATCGTGCACTCCGACCTGAAGCCTGCCAACTTCCTTCTCGTTCAAGGACGGCTGAAGCTGATCGACTTTGGCATTGCGAATGCCATCGACACGGACAATACTTGCAACGTACACCGAGATTCCCACGTCGGCACGCCGAATTACATGTCCCCGGAAAGCATTACAGACACCAATGCTGGCTCCGGCAAGGACGAAGCTGGACGACCACTGAAGAAAGACATGAGAATTGGAAAGTCGTCCGATGTGTGGAGTCTGGGCTGTATCCTGTACCAGATGACTTACGGAAGACCACCCTTCGCCCATATCCCGAACCCGATCCCGCGAATCATGGCGATTTGTAATCCAAAGATCGAGATTGAATATCCAGAATTCGGAGTTGGCGGCGTCAAAGTTGCCGCATCTTTGAAGCTCACATTAAGGCGATGCTTGAACCGCAACCCGGAGAAAAGAGCCACAATCGAGTCCCTACTGTCCGACTCGGACCCTTATATGAACCCAGAAGGCTCGGCGGATCAAATCCTCATGACCGAGGACCTTCTTGGACAGATCTTGAACAAGGTCCTAGATCGATGCAGAGATCCCAAACGTGGTATTCCACCACCTGAAGAGGCTCAACAGTATCCTAAGAGCTTCTTTGACCGCATTCGGGCCATGCAGGAAGGATTATGA